One region of Drosophila kikkawai strain 14028-0561.14 chromosome 2R, DkikHiC1v2, whole genome shotgun sequence genomic DNA includes:
- the Cpr49Af gene encoding endocuticle structural glycoprotein SgAbd-3: MKFLLLIALFVVAAKATEDNEPISQESNVEYNGKYHYHYELKDGSKATQDGVLKTVNADHNGEAVHGKYSFVGDDGETYVVSYTADENGYQPVGAHLPTPPPTPESVLKALEYIRLHPYTPPVKKH; the protein is encoded by the exons ATGAAGTTCCTACTGCTGATTGCTCTGTTTGTGGTTGCTGCCAAGGCGACGGAGGACAATGAACCGATTTCCCAGGAGTCCAATGTGGAATACAATGGCAAATATCATTATCA TTACGAGCTCAAGGATGGCTCCAAGGCCACCCAGGATGGTGTCCTGAAGACCGTGAATGCCGATCACAATGGCGAGGCTGTCCATGGCAAGTACTCTTTCGTTGGCGATGATGGTGAGACCTATGTAGTGTCCTACACGGCTGATGAGAATGGTTACCAGCCTGTGGGTGCTCATTTGCCCACACCACCACCCACACCCGAGTCCGTCCTCAAGGCCCTGGAGTACATCCGTCTGCATCCCTACACTCCTCCAGTGAAGAAGCACTGA
- the Cpr49Ae gene encoding endocuticle structural glycoprotein ABD-4: protein MKNFALCLLAIALLSSCQAAPQKADEPIAIISQESNIEPDGSYNYAYETANGIKAEETGTLKKATSPDSSDVIIARGSVSYTSPEGNLITLNYSADDENGFQPQGDHLPTPPPIPPAIQKALDYLLSLPPAKRR, encoded by the exons TTTGCTCTGTGTCTGCTGGCCATTGCACTGCTAAGCAGCTGCCAAGCTGCTCCCCAGAAGGCGGATGAGCCCATAGCCATCATCAGCCAGGAGTCCAACATTGAGCCAGATGGATCCTATAATTATGC CTATGAGACGGCCAACGGCATCAAGGCCGAAGAGACGGGAACCCTGAAGAAGGCCACCTCACCGGACAGCAGTGATGTGATCATTGCCCGGGGTTCGGTCTCCTACACCTCGCCCGAGGGCAACCTCATCACCCTGAACTACTCCGCCGATGATGAGAATGGTTTCCAGCCGCAGGGTGATCATCTGCCCACGCCACCACCAATTCCACCAGCGATCCAAAAGGCGCTCGACTATCTGCTCAGCCTGCCCCCAGCCAAGCGTCGTTAA